Proteins from a genomic interval of Erwinia sp. SLM-02:
- a CDS encoding hemin-degrading factor, giving the protein MTAHYQRYIELKEEHPKKYARDLAALMGISEAELTAARVGHQAAPLRPAMRELLHALEKVGETKCITRNEYAVHEQLGTFNNIHINEHAGIVLNPRALDLRVFVNQWASVFHLQEMTGHGERQSIQFFDRQGDAVLKVYATDNTDKEAWQTVLAEFKADPAADFHVAAAEPAAFAENVDAALLESEWRAMTDVHQFFRLLKRHNVSRQQAFRAVADDLATRVSNASLASLLETAKQDGNEIMIFVSNRACTQIFTGVIEKLVPMHNWLNIFNTAFTLHLQELEIAETWITRKPTADGIVTSLELFAADGTQIAQLYGQRSEGQPEQSLWREQLATLSSEEVSA; this is encoded by the coding sequence ATGACAGCGCACTATCAACGTTATATTGAATTAAAAGAAGAGCATCCTAAAAAATATGCCCGCGACCTTGCCGCGCTGATGGGGATCAGCGAAGCCGAGCTGACCGCAGCACGGGTGGGTCATCAGGCCGCGCCGCTGCGCCCTGCGATGCGCGAGCTGCTGCACGCGCTGGAAAAAGTCGGTGAAACCAAATGCATCACCCGCAACGAGTATGCGGTTCACGAGCAGCTGGGCACGTTTAACAATATCCATATCAACGAACATGCCGGGATCGTCCTCAACCCACGCGCACTGGATCTCCGCGTCTTCGTTAATCAGTGGGCCAGCGTATTTCACCTGCAGGAAATGACCGGGCACGGTGAGCGTCAAAGCATTCAGTTCTTCGATCGCCAGGGCGACGCGGTGCTGAAAGTGTACGCAACGGACAATACCGATAAAGAGGCCTGGCAGACGGTGCTGGCGGAATTTAAGGCCGATCCTGCTGCCGACTTCCACGTTGCCGCCGCCGAGCCAGCGGCCTTTGCAGAAAACGTTGATGCCGCGCTGCTGGAAAGTGAATGGCGCGCGATGACCGATGTGCACCAGTTCTTCCGCCTGCTGAAACGTCATAATGTCTCTCGCCAGCAGGCCTTCCGCGCCGTCGCCGACGATCTGGCTACGCGCGTTAGCAACGCATCGCTGGCTTCGCTGCTGGAAACGGCAAAGCAGGACGGGAACGAAATCATGATTTTCGTCAGCAACCGTGCCTGCACCCAGATCTTCACCGGCGTCATTGAGAAGCTGGTGCCGATGCACAACTGGCTTAACATCTTCAACACGGCCTTCACCCTGCATCTGCAGGAGCTGGAAATTGCCGAAACCTGGATCACCCGCAAGCCAACCGCCGACGGCATTGTTACCAGCCTTGAGCTGTTTGCCGCAGACGGCACGCAGATTGCGCAGCTCTACGGCCAGCGCAGCGAAGGCCAGCCGGAACAGAGTCTGTGGCGCGAACAGTTAGCCACTCTCAGCAGCGAGGAAGTTTCAGCATGA
- a CDS encoding heme/hemin ABC transporter substrate-binding protein — MKSWLAALCVLPLSFSTLAAERIVSIGGDVTQIIYALNGQKDLVARDTTSLHPEEVKKLPDVGYMRMLNPEGILALKPTLVLTTELAKPALALEQVAKNGVKVVDVTGKTDVSAINEKIATVATALHREQEGKALQAKISTELASIPKTPLPVKVLFILAHQGMGTLAAGSGTSADSAIAAAGLQNAMAAVTRYQALSQEGVVASAPQLIVITTDGLKTVGGEANLWKLPGLALTPAAKNKQLLVVDDMALLGFGIDTPAAILKLRQTAETIK, encoded by the coding sequence ATGAAATCATGGTTAGCCGCGCTTTGCGTTTTGCCGTTGTCGTTTTCTACCCTGGCCGCCGAGCGTATCGTCAGCATCGGCGGTGATGTGACCCAGATTATCTATGCGCTTAACGGCCAGAAGGATCTGGTCGCGCGCGACACCACCAGCCTGCATCCGGAAGAAGTGAAAAAGCTGCCCGACGTCGGCTATATGCGCATGCTCAACCCGGAAGGGATTCTGGCGCTGAAACCGACACTGGTGCTGACTACCGAGCTGGCAAAACCGGCGCTGGCACTGGAGCAGGTGGCGAAGAACGGCGTCAAAGTGGTCGACGTGACCGGTAAAACCGACGTTTCCGCCATCAATGAGAAAATTGCCACGGTGGCGACCGCACTGCACCGCGAGCAGGAAGGTAAAGCGCTGCAGGCAAAAATCTCCACCGAACTGGCCAGCATTCCGAAGACACCGCTGCCGGTGAAAGTGCTGTTTATCCTCGCGCATCAGGGCATGGGCACGCTGGCCGCAGGCAGCGGTACCTCTGCCGACAGCGCGATCGCCGCGGCAGGTCTGCAAAATGCCATGGCAGCGGTAACCCGTTACCAGGCACTGTCTCAGGAAGGCGTGGTGGCCAGTGCCCCTCAGCTGATTGTGATCACCACGGATGGCCTGAAAACCGTCGGTGGCGAGGCAAACCTGTGGAAGCTGCCTGGCCTGGCGCTGACGCCGGCGGCGAAAAATAAACAGCTGCTGGTGGTGGATGATATGGCGCTGCTGGGCTTCGGTATTGATACGCCGGCCGCCATTCTGAAACTGCGTCAGACCGCGGAAACCATTAAGTGA
- a CDS encoding NlpC/P60 family protein — MRYWFVLMIVILAGCSSHAPPPKTQLADRIMVIAQLDDQLSQWHGTPYRYGGMSRGGVDCSGFVYLTFRDRFDLQLPRATSAQTDIGTRISKDDLLPGDLVFFKTGSGENGLHVGIYDTDNQFIHASTSQGVMRSSLDNVYWRKVFWQARRI; from the coding sequence ATGCGTTACTGGTTTGTGCTGATGATTGTAATCCTTGCCGGCTGCAGCAGTCATGCACCCCCGCCAAAAACGCAGCTTGCCGATCGGATCATGGTCATTGCACAGCTTGACGATCAGCTTTCACAGTGGCACGGCACCCCTTATCGCTACGGGGGAATGAGCCGGGGCGGGGTCGACTGTTCGGGGTTTGTTTATCTGACCTTCCGCGATCGCTTTGATTTACAGCTGCCGCGAGCCACGTCCGCGCAGACGGATATTGGTACGCGTATCAGTAAGGATGACCTGCTGCCCGGCGATCTGGTGTTTTTCAAAACCGGCAGCGGTGAAAACGGCCTGCACGTCGGCATTTACGACACGGATAATCAGTTTATCCACGCGTCGACCAGCCAGGGCGTGATGCGATCCTCGCTGGATAACGTTTACTGGCGCAAAGTGTTCTGGCAGGCGCGACGAATTTAA
- a CDS encoding heme ABC transporter ATP-binding protein translates to MAELLTANGISYQLGQRWLIEDISLSLRPGELVSLIGPNGAGKSTLLRLLTGFYAPQRGHCTLNGKPLAAWSPAKLSQQRAVMRQQSNMTFPLSVADVVAMGRAPWPGQPQKAVVQEVMALTGCSNLAGRDFLQLSGGEQQRVQLARALAQLWQKDGPRGWLFLDEPTSALDLYHQQHLLRLLSQLTQQHPLSVCCVLHDLNLASLWSDRVMLLAQGKLVAEGTPAGVLDEETLTRWYHADVMVHPHQIEGVPQVALRR, encoded by the coding sequence ATGGCTGAGTTATTAACGGCTAACGGTATAAGCTATCAGCTCGGGCAGCGCTGGCTGATTGAGGATATCTCCCTCAGCCTGCGCCCCGGCGAGCTGGTGTCGCTGATCGGCCCCAACGGCGCGGGGAAATCCACCCTGCTGCGCCTGCTGACCGGCTTTTACGCACCGCAGCGCGGCCACTGTACGCTGAACGGCAAGCCGCTGGCGGCCTGGTCACCGGCAAAACTGTCGCAGCAGCGTGCGGTCATGCGTCAGCAGAGCAATATGACCTTCCCGCTCAGCGTGGCCGATGTGGTGGCGATGGGTCGTGCGCCCTGGCCCGGCCAGCCGCAAAAAGCCGTGGTTCAGGAAGTGATGGCGCTGACCGGCTGTTCGAACCTGGCCGGTCGTGACTTCCTGCAGCTGTCCGGCGGGGAACAGCAGCGGGTGCAGCTTGCCCGCGCGCTGGCGCAGCTGTGGCAGAAGGATGGCCCGCGCGGCTGGCTGTTCCTCGATGAACCTACCTCCGCGCTGGATCTCTACCATCAGCAGCACCTGCTGCGCCTGCTGTCGCAGCTGACCCAGCAGCATCCGCTGAGCGTCTGCTGCGTGCTGCACGACCTGAACCTCGCCTCGCTGTGGTCGGATCGGGTGATGCTGCTGGCGCAGGGGAAACTGGTGGCGGAAGGCACGCCGGCCGGCGTGCTGGATGAAGAGACGCTGACGCGCTGGTATCACGCCGACGTGATGGTGCACCCGCATCAGATCGAAGGGGTGCCTCAGGTGGCTCTGCGCCGCTAG
- a CDS encoding protein adenylyltransferase SelO: MQFNNTWFQELSGCYSAVSPTPLANPRLLYRNAALAHELGLSDDLFSAENVGLWSGDRLMDGMQPLAQVYSGHQFGVWAGQLGDGRGLLLGEQQLADGRKVDWHLKGAGLTPWSRMGDGRAVLRSTLREFLASEAMHALGIPTTRALTIVASDEPVYRETAERGAMLLRIAESHLRFGHFEHFYYAGNQQKVTELADYAIRHHWPHLQQEADKYLLWFSDVVKRTARLIASWQSVGFAHGVMNTDNMSILGLTLDYGPYGFLDDYQPGFICNHTDHQGRYSFENQPMIGLWNLNRLAHALSGLMTTEQLKQALAHYEPELMRAWGEKMRAKLGLMTADKHDNDILTGLLSLMTREGSDYTRTFRLLSDSEQQQSRSPLRDEFIDREAFDGWYNVWRQRVLQEEQSDADRQRAMKQANPAVVLRNYLAQQAIEKAEEDDISALARLHQALSNPFEDVEAYGDLARRPPDWGKKIEVSCSS, encoded by the coding sequence ATGCAATTTAATAATACCTGGTTCCAGGAACTGAGCGGCTGCTACAGCGCCGTATCGCCCACTCCGCTGGCGAATCCTCGCCTTCTGTACCGCAACGCGGCGCTGGCGCATGAGCTTGGCCTGAGCGACGACCTGTTCAGCGCGGAGAATGTGGGGCTGTGGAGTGGCGATCGCCTGATGGACGGCATGCAGCCGCTGGCGCAGGTTTACAGCGGTCATCAGTTCGGCGTCTGGGCCGGACAGCTCGGTGACGGGCGCGGGCTGCTGCTCGGTGAACAGCAGCTGGCCGACGGGCGTAAAGTGGACTGGCACCTTAAGGGAGCCGGGCTGACGCCCTGGTCGCGAATGGGCGACGGGCGTGCGGTGCTGCGTTCCACGCTGCGTGAATTCCTGGCCTCGGAAGCCATGCACGCGCTGGGTATTCCCACTACCCGTGCACTGACCATCGTCGCCAGCGATGAGCCGGTCTACCGTGAAACGGCCGAGCGGGGCGCCATGCTGCTGCGGATCGCGGAGAGCCACCTGCGCTTTGGTCACTTCGAACATTTTTACTACGCGGGCAATCAGCAAAAAGTGACCGAACTGGCCGACTACGCCATTCGCCACCACTGGCCGCATCTGCAGCAGGAGGCGGATAAATACCTGCTGTGGTTCAGCGACGTGGTGAAACGCACCGCGCGGCTGATTGCCAGCTGGCAGAGCGTGGGGTTTGCGCACGGCGTCATGAATACCGATAACATGTCGATCCTCGGCCTGACGCTGGACTACGGTCCTTACGGTTTCCTGGACGACTATCAGCCCGGCTTTATCTGCAACCACACCGACCATCAGGGGCGCTACAGTTTTGAAAATCAACCGATGATCGGGCTGTGGAATCTGAACCGCCTGGCCCATGCGCTTTCCGGCCTGATGACTACCGAGCAGCTTAAACAGGCGCTGGCCCACTACGAGCCTGAACTGATGCGCGCCTGGGGTGAAAAAATGCGGGCGAAGCTGGGGCTGATGACCGCCGACAAACACGACAACGATATCCTGACCGGCCTGCTGTCGTTGATGACGCGGGAAGGCAGCGACTATACCCGCACCTTCCGCCTGTTAAGTGACAGTGAACAGCAGCAGTCACGCTCTCCGCTGCGCGATGAGTTTATCGATCGCGAGGCGTTTGACGGCTGGTACAACGTCTGGCGGCAGCGGGTACTGCAGGAAGAGCAGAGCGATGCCGATCGTCAGCGGGCGATGAAGCAGGCTAACCCGGCGGTGGTGTTACGTAACTATCTGGCGCAGCAGGCCATCGAGAAGGCTGAGGAGGACGATATCAGCGCGCTGGCGAGACTCCACCAGGCGCTGTCGAATCCGTTTGAAGACGTTGAAGCATACGGCGATCTGGCGCGTCGACCGCCGGACTGGGGTAAAAAAATCGAGGTCAGCTGCTCCAGCTAG
- a CDS encoding 3-deoxy-7-phosphoheptulonate synthase: MNKTDELRTARIDSLITPAELLARQPITAAVAENVMTSRQRIARILSGEDKRLLVVIGPCSLHDPAAALEYAARLKELRDKYQSRLEIVMRAYFEKPRTVVGWKGLISDPDLDGSFRVNHGLEVARKLLLDINALGMPTATEFLDMVIGQFIADLISWGAIGARTTESQIHREMASALSCPVGFKNGTDGNIRIAVDAIRAARVSHMFLSPDKQGQMTIYQTSGNPSGHIIMRGGRQPNYHAEDIAEAAAALAEHRLPPQLVIDFSHGNCLKQHRLQKEVARSVAAQIRDGSTAIAGVMIESFLQEGTQKVLPDTPLNYGQSITDPCLGWEDSVAVLDQLANAIDSRF; encoded by the coding sequence ATGAACAAAACAGATGAACTGCGGACCGCGCGCATCGACAGCCTGATAACGCCTGCCGAACTGCTGGCCAGACAGCCGATTACCGCCGCCGTTGCCGAAAATGTGATGACCTCCCGCCAGCGTATTGCCCGCATTCTTTCGGGCGAAGACAAGCGCCTGCTGGTGGTGATCGGTCCCTGCTCGCTGCACGATCCCGCTGCGGCACTGGAGTACGCAGCCCGCCTCAAGGAGCTGCGTGATAAGTACCAGTCCCGGCTGGAAATCGTGATGCGCGCCTACTTCGAAAAGCCGCGCACGGTGGTGGGCTGGAAAGGACTGATTTCAGACCCGGACCTGGATGGCAGCTTCCGCGTGAACCACGGGCTGGAAGTGGCACGCAAACTGCTGCTGGATATCAATGCGCTGGGCATGCCTACCGCGACTGAATTCCTTGATATGGTGATCGGGCAGTTTATTGCCGACCTGATTAGCTGGGGAGCGATCGGTGCACGTACCACGGAAAGCCAGATCCACCGTGAAATGGCCTCGGCCCTCTCCTGTCCGGTGGGTTTCAAAAACGGTACCGATGGCAATATCCGCATCGCGGTGGATGCCATTCGCGCAGCCCGCGTCAGCCATATGTTCCTTTCGCCCGACAAGCAGGGACAGATGACGATTTATCAGACCAGCGGCAATCCTTCTGGCCATATCATTATGCGCGGCGGCAGGCAGCCGAACTACCATGCGGAAGACATTGCAGAAGCCGCTGCGGCGCTGGCTGAACATCGCCTGCCGCCGCAGCTGGTTATCGACTTCAGCCACGGCAACTGCCTGAAGCAGCATCGCCTGCAGAAAGAAGTCGCGCGCTCGGTTGCCGCCCAGATACGCGATGGCTCCACGGCGATTGCCGGCGTTATGATCGAAAGCTTCCTGCAGGAAGGCACGCAAAAAGTGCTGCCCGATACGCCGCTGAATTACGGCCAGTCCATTACCGACCCCTGCCTGGGCTGGGAAGACAGCGTCGCCGTTCTGGACCAGTTGGCAAACGCCATCGACTCGCGCTTTTAA
- the ppsR gene encoding posphoenolpyruvate synthetase regulatory kinase/phosphorylase PpsR: protein MDVNAERSVFYISDGTAITAEVLGHAVLSQFPVETNSVTLPFVENVQRALAVKAQINTIYQHSGIRPLVFISIVTPEIREIILQSDGFCQDIVQSLVAPLQQELGVAPAPVANRTHGLTASNLGKYDARIAAIDYTLAHDDGISLRGLEEAQVILLGVSRCGKTPTSLYLAMQFGIKAANYPFIADDMDNLKLPPALKPFQNKLFGLTIDPERLAAIRQERAVNTRYASMRQCRLEVGEVEALFRTNQIRYLNSTNYSVEEIATKILDIMGLARRMY, encoded by the coding sequence ATGGACGTGAATGCCGAACGCAGTGTTTTCTATATTTCAGACGGTACGGCGATAACCGCCGAGGTGTTGGGCCATGCCGTACTTTCCCAGTTCCCGGTGGAAACCAACAGCGTCACCCTGCCCTTTGTTGAGAACGTGCAGCGGGCGCTGGCGGTAAAAGCCCAGATCAACACCATTTACCAGCACAGCGGTATCCGCCCGCTGGTCTTTATCTCGATTGTTACGCCGGAAATCCGTGAGATCATTTTGCAGAGCGACGGATTCTGCCAGGACATCGTTCAGTCGCTGGTCGCACCGCTGCAGCAGGAGCTGGGCGTGGCCCCGGCACCGGTCGCTAACCGTACCCACGGCCTGACCGCCAGCAATCTCGGCAAATACGACGCCCGTATTGCCGCTATCGACTACACGCTGGCCCACGATGACGGGATTTCGCTGCGCGGGCTGGAAGAAGCGCAGGTGATCCTGCTGGGCGTATCGCGCTGCGGTAAAACCCCTACCAGCCTGTACCTGGCGATGCAGTTCGGTATCAAAGCGGCGAACTATCCGTTTATTGCGGATGATATGGATAACCTCAAGCTGCCGCCCGCCCTCAAGCCGTTTCAGAACAAGCTGTTTGGCTTAACCATCGATCCCGAGCGGCTGGCGGCGATTCGCCAGGAGCGCGCGGTGAATACCCGCTATGCCTCCATGCGGCAGTGCCGCCTCGAGGTGGGTGAAGTTGAAGCCCTGTTCCGCACCAACCAAATCCGCTACCTCAACAGTACTAACTATTCGGTAGAAGAAATCGCCACCAAGATCCTCGATATTATGGGGCTGGCGCGCCGGATGTACTGA
- the btuD gene encoding vitamin B12 ABC transporter ATP-binding protein BtuD: MRLDIRHVAVARRLYPFSANVASGQLIHLVGPNGAGKSSLLASLAGLLSAQGEIRLNGEPLAEWSGPRLARHRGYLPQQQQASLQMPVWHYLLMHQQQNDADGERRLMHFTDALQISDKLQRPLGQLSGGEWQRVRLAAVFFQVSQPEGQLLLLDEPMTGLDIGQQAVFDRLLPDLRDRGVTVIMSSHDLNHSLRHADGAWLMRPGQPALIGTPQQVLTPEHLSALYQVPFRQLDVEGRPFLATFA, from the coding sequence ATGCGACTGGATATCCGCCACGTTGCCGTTGCCCGGCGCCTGTATCCCTTCAGCGCCAACGTTGCCAGCGGTCAGCTGATCCACCTGGTCGGGCCGAACGGCGCGGGGAAAAGCTCGCTGCTGGCCTCCCTTGCGGGGTTGCTCAGCGCGCAGGGAGAGATCCGGCTTAACGGTGAACCGCTGGCGGAGTGGTCCGGTCCGCGTCTGGCCCGCCATCGCGGATATCTGCCACAGCAGCAGCAGGCTTCGCTGCAAATGCCGGTCTGGCACTATCTGCTGATGCACCAGCAGCAAAACGACGCCGACGGCGAGCGGCGGCTGATGCACTTTACCGATGCGCTGCAGATTAGCGATAAGCTGCAGCGCCCGCTGGGGCAGCTTTCCGGCGGCGAGTGGCAGCGGGTCCGGCTTGCCGCCGTATTTTTCCAGGTCAGCCAGCCGGAGGGGCAGCTGCTGCTGCTGGATGAGCCGATGACCGGCCTGGATATCGGCCAGCAGGCGGTCTTTGACCGTCTGCTTCCCGATCTGCGCGATCGCGGCGTGACGGTGATCATGAGCAGCCACGATCTGAATCACTCGCTGCGCCATGCCGACGGAGCCTGGCTGATGCGGCCCGGACAGCCTGCGCTGATCGGTACTCCGCAACAGGTTCTGACGCCGGAACATCTGTCTGCGCTGTATCAGGTGCCTTTTCGTCAGCTGGACGTAGAAGGGCGGCCTTTTCTGGCCACGTTCGCCTGA
- a CDS encoding FecCD family ABC transporter permease, with amino-acid sequence MMSARALRWLGILLLLLLTLAVSAANIGAMKLSLPMLWHAGTDSSLWQIWFTIRLPRVLLAVVVGGALALSGCVMQGLFRNPLADPGLLGISSGAALAVAFSIVMSVSLPGIFALYVPLLAAFIGSIAVTVLIFLLSRQGFSGLSRLLLVGIAINALCAAAVGVLSWVSTDQQLRQLSLWGMGSLSSAQWPTVLVCASVVLPAMVLVQRLAGRLNLLQLGEEEAHYLGVDVPRTQRYLLVLSALLVAAAVSVSGIIGFIGLVVPHLMRFWLGGDHRWLLPSSLLSGAILLLVSDTLARTLVAPAEMPVGLLTSLIGGPWFLWLILRRRGGLNG; translated from the coding sequence GTGATGTCAGCACGCGCCCTACGCTGGCTGGGCATTTTGCTGCTGCTGCTGCTGACCCTGGCCGTCAGCGCTGCCAACATCGGGGCGATGAAGCTGTCGCTGCCGATGCTATGGCACGCCGGGACCGACAGCAGCCTGTGGCAGATCTGGTTTACCATTCGTCTGCCGCGCGTGCTGCTGGCGGTGGTCGTGGGCGGCGCGCTGGCGCTCTCCGGCTGCGTGATGCAGGGGCTGTTTCGCAACCCGCTGGCCGACCCCGGCCTGCTGGGGATCAGCAGCGGTGCGGCACTGGCGGTGGCCTTCTCCATCGTGATGTCCGTCTCGCTGCCGGGGATCTTTGCGCTGTATGTGCCGCTGCTGGCGGCATTTATCGGCAGTATCGCCGTAACGGTGCTGATTTTTCTGCTCAGCCGTCAGGGCTTCAGCGGGCTGAGCCGCCTGCTGCTGGTCGGTATTGCGATCAACGCGCTCTGCGCCGCAGCGGTGGGCGTGCTCTCCTGGGTCAGTACCGATCAGCAGCTGCGTCAGCTGTCACTGTGGGGAATGGGCAGCCTCAGCTCCGCGCAGTGGCCTACCGTGCTGGTCTGCGCCTCGGTGGTGTTACCGGCGATGGTGCTGGTGCAGCGCCTTGCCGGCCGCCTGAACCTGCTGCAGCTCGGCGAGGAGGAGGCGCACTATCTTGGCGTCGACGTGCCGCGCACCCAGCGCTACCTGCTGGTGCTCAGCGCCCTGCTGGTCGCCGCGGCGGTGTCGGTGAGCGGGATTATTGGCTTTATCGGCCTGGTGGTGCCGCACCTGATGCGCTTCTGGCTCGGCGGCGATCATCGCTGGCTGCTGCCCTCTTCGCTGCTCAGCGGTGCGATCCTGCTGCTGGTGTCGGACACGCTGGCCCGAACGCTGGTTGCGCCGGCGGAAATGCCCGTTGGCCTGCTGACCAGCCTGATCGGCGGCCCGTGGTTCCTGTGGCTGATCCTGCGCCGTCGTGGAGGTCTGAATGGCTGA
- a CDS encoding glutathione peroxidase gives MSIFATELTTLDGEKTTLAQWQGDVLLVVNVASKCGLTPQYAQLESLQKAWHEQGLTVLGFPCNAFLEQEPGTDAEIKTFCSTTYGVTFPMFSKIEVNGPQRHPLYAQLVAAQPQALAPQGSGFLERMTSKGRAPKQPGDILWNFEKFLIGRDGRVLQRFSPDMEPEDEVVVSAIKQALAG, from the coding sequence ATGAGCATTTTTGCAACAGAACTGACTACGCTGGACGGTGAAAAAACCACGCTGGCACAGTGGCAGGGCGATGTCCTGCTGGTAGTGAACGTCGCCTCAAAATGTGGCCTGACGCCGCAGTACGCTCAGCTGGAGAGCCTGCAAAAGGCCTGGCATGAACAGGGCCTGACGGTACTGGGATTCCCCTGCAATGCATTTCTGGAGCAGGAGCCGGGAACCGACGCGGAAATAAAAACCTTCTGCAGCACCACCTACGGCGTCACGTTCCCGATGTTCAGCAAAATTGAGGTTAACGGTCCGCAGCGCCACCCGCTGTATGCGCAGCTGGTTGCCGCCCAGCCGCAGGCCTTGGCGCCGCAGGGCAGCGGATTCCTTGAGCGTATGACCAGCAAAGGCCGCGCGCCGAAGCAGCCGGGCGACATTCTGTGGAACTTCGAAAAATTCCTGATTGGCCGCGACGGTCGGGTACTGCAGCGCTTCTCGCCGGATATGGAGCCGGAAGATGAGGTGGTGGTCAGCGCAATCAAACAGGCGCTGGCAGGCTAA